A stretch of Bos taurus isolate L1 Dominette 01449 registration number 42190680 breed Hereford chromosome 5, ARS-UCD2.0, whole genome shotgun sequence DNA encodes these proteins:
- the TMEM19 gene encoding transmembrane protein 19, translating into MRDLDDSTYRKYIKMITNIVILSLIICISSAFWIMSMTASTYYGNFQPVSPWRWLFSVVVTVLIVSNGFKKKSLDHSGALGGLVVGFILTIANFSFFTSLVTFFLSSSKLTKWKGEAKKHLDSEYKEGGQRNWIQVFCNGAVPTELALLYMIESGPGEIPIDFSRQHTASWMCLSLLAALASSAGDTWASEVGPVLSKSTPRLITTWEKVPVGTNGGVTVVGLASSLLGGTFVGITYFLTQLVFVNDLDISAPQWPIIAFGGLAGLLGSIVDSYLGATMQFSGLDESTGMVVNSPGKEVKYIAGKPILDNNAVNLFTSVLVALLLPTAAWGFWPRQ; encoded by the exons ATGCGAGATCTTGACGACAGTACGTACAGAAAATACATAAAGATGATAACTAATATAGTTATATTGAGCCtgatcatttgcatttcttcagCTTTCTGGATTATGTCTATGACTGCAAGCACCTATTATG GTAACTTTCAGCCTGTTTCTCCCTGGCGTTGgctgttttctgttgttgttactgttttgaTCGTCTCTAATGGCTTTAAGAAGAAAAGTCTAGATCACAGTGGGGCGTTAGGag GGCTCGTGGTTGGATTTATCCTAACCATTGCAAATTTCAGCTTTTTCACCTCTTTGGTGacgttttttctttcttcctcaaaaCTTACTAAATGGAAAGGAGAAGCAAAGAAGCATCTAGATTCAGAATACAAGGAAG GTGGGCAGAGAAACTGGATTCAGGTGTTCTGTAATGGCGCGGTGCCCACGGAGCTGGCCCTGCTGTACATGATAGAAAGTGGCCCTGGGGAAATCCCAATAGATTTTTCCAGACAGCACACTGCTTCCTGGATGTGTTTGTCTCTCTTGGCTGCACTGGCCTCCTCTGCTGGAGACacatgggcttcagaagttgGCCCTGTTCTGAGTAAAAGCACGCCAAGGCTAATAACAACCTGGGAGAAAGTTCCAGTTG GGACCAACGGTGGAGTGACGGTGGTGGGCCTGGCCTCCAGTCTTCTTGGTGGAACCTTTGTGGGCATCACTTACTTCCTCACACAGTTGGTTTTTGTTAACGATTTAGACATTTCTGCTCCCCAGTGGCCAATTATTGCATTTGGGGGTCTGGCTGGATTACTAGGATCAATTGTGGATTCATATTTAGGAGCTACCATGCAATTTAGTG GTTTGGATGAAAGCACTGGCATGGTGGTCAACAGCCCAGGGAAGGAGGTGAAGTACATAGCCGGGAAACCCATCCTCGACAACAATGCCGTGAATCTGTTTACTTCTGTCCTTGTAGCCCTCTTGCTCCCAACAGCTGCTTGGGGTTTTTGGCCTAGACAGTGA